The Anoplopoma fimbria isolate UVic2021 breed Golden Eagle Sablefish chromosome 10, Afim_UVic_2022, whole genome shotgun sequence sequence GTGCGTGTTGTCAGACGGTTTTACTCTCACTCTCCTGTCTCTGAaccctcctcacccccctcTCCCACTGTAATGGATTACTGATTgacactctcctctcctcctccctgacaGTGGAGAGTTGCCCCGGAGACAAGAGTCCTCCGGGGTCAGCAGCTTCCAAGAGGGCCCGGACAGCTTACACCAGCGCCCAGCTagtggagctggagaaggagttcCACTTCAACCGGTACCTCTGCAGACCCCGGAGGGTGGAGATGGCCAACCTGCTCAACCTCACTGAGAGACAGATCAAaatctggttccagaaccgcAGAATGAAATACAAGAAGGATCAGAAAGGTGTCGGGATGATGCCTTCCCCTGGCGGGCAGTCCCCTCGGAGTCCCGTGGGCCCGGTCTCCGGTGGTGGTGGAGGATACCTCAACTCTATGCATTCTCTAGTAAACAGTGTACCTTATGAATCCCAGTCACCGACGTCTTACAATAAACCTCATCAAAACGCATACGCCATGGCCACGTCATACCCCCCTCCTCTGAACAGCTCCCTCAACAACTGCCCTCCCTCCCAGAAGAGGTATCCCGGGACCGACTCGGCCACGCCCGAGTATGACGTGCATCCTCTCCAAGGAAATGGCAACTACGGGACTCACATGCAGGGCAGCCCCGTGTATGTCGGCGGAGGTTACATCGACTCAATGCCCAATTCTGGGACCTCCGTTTTCGGTCTTACCCACCTCCAGCACCCGCCGTCCTCCAATATGGACTACAATGGAGCAATCACAATGGGCAACAGCCAGCATCACGGAGTGTGTGATCCGACACCGACGTACACAGACCTAACGTCGCACTACTCTCAGGGAAGAATCCAGGAAGCTCCTAAACTGACGCATCTGTAGCCCGGATCACTCCGCCCAttgtctcctccacctccagacACATCACTGCTTTGTTTCTGCGTCCACCTTCTCTCAGCTTTTGTTTATGTTCTCTATAGTTTGATGTGTGAAGTATAGCGTAGGATAAATAATCACGACTTGCTTGAATTTTTCTCTATTTGCTATTGTCATTGTTTCACAAAGACCTTTATCTGGGCTGCAGGACGTCaggagtgggagggagagagggcagTATAAGCATAGGCCTAgtcaagcttctttttttttttttacttgttttaaaatCGAAACTCAAACAGGGTATTatgaacatattttattaatttgaatgTGAACTTGTCTCGTCTTTTATTTATCCGCAGTTGAAGaattgtgttttgcattttgttgcaCTTGTGAAAGAATCCTTCAAGAGCCACGAGCTGGGATTATGagggaaatacattttcaaaaacaaggGACATGAACTCACACGCCACCTCCCTTGCTTGTGTTGTTCTATTggactttttaatgttatttattttatttggtgttAAGGTAAAAATAGTCCTTTAGTATTATTTGACACCTCTGCGATATTTGTGTGGGTACAATGTTGGTGGAAATGAGCGTCTCAGCCCTTTAACAGCCCAGACATGCAGTCAACAgaagctccagcagcagcacaccATGTTGCTATTAGCTGTGCTtccgtttcttcttcttcaaagaGGTGTTCTACTTTCTCAGCGAATGTAAAATCAATCGGTCATGCAATAAGGGTGGAAAGAATGACACACAtagctgtttcttttcttgacgtaaaacagaagaagacatcatccattttctttttcgATATCATACATTCCTCGCTGCTCCAGTttggagaaataaataaaacaattgaaaTATAATTCAAGCAAACCTTGTAATTTTAATTTAGACACATCAGAAGCATTTCACATGATCACAAAATTAAATACAAGACAGTTtcctaaataaaaatgtcaaaatatttttctagtTTTCCAATTATTACATTTAGTCATTGCTGTTATATATCTCATGACAGTATATAATTCTAGAGGGgataacaaaaaagagaaaaaaatgtagacaATTGGCAACACAAGATATAATACAGTGGTAATAGTTTAACAAACCATTGATAATAATTGGTACTATCTATATATTTGTATACTATTTATGCATccaaaatgacatgaaaacagTGTAATATTCAATAACAAAAAGGGAAATGGTTGCAGATGAAGCCAAATATTGAATTAAAgctacttgttttgtttttttatctccccTCCTCTCGATTCGACGTGAAGAAAAGTCTCGGGTGGCCTTCTCACCTCCTCTCATCTGCGTGGGCACatccataataataaaaatgtcacacgGGCCCTTCTGGAGATTCTGCAAGAAGACAACAAGCTAAATGAGAAATCGTTTGAAAAAGAATTCCCTGATATGTTCAGTCAGTCAAATGCGGTCAGACAGGATGCAGGGTGACGCAGGATCGTAACGGAGCTTATTTGTGTCATTATATTAAACATGTGTAATATGAGTGAAGATCAACACGAAAAGCTTCGGTGTCGTGGACGGTTACAGCAAAGCAAATAATCAGTGGAAAAGTGATAAATGGGTTTGAATTCCGTTCGGTCTATTTTGTTCAGATGAAGGCCCCGCTTtctttttattctaatttattttcattgtttgcaGTAATTCATAGCACTGCTGAAAAAACACgatacacacatacacgaaactaaaatgcctgttttgtaaATCTGTCATTATTTAAGGAAatgttctatatttttttttttaccatgctaAATTACTTTTATACTTCTCTCGTCAAACTACCTAAACCTTTTCGTACCATGTGTTCTCTTTGTGCGTTTGTCTTTTTGTAACTGCAGTATTATTTGGTCTCACTGACAGAAATCATTTTCTGCAATATCTGATTGATATAAGAGGCCATGGACATCGGTAACCCTGACATATGGTTAGCAGGGAAACCTAGAACAATTGAACCATGGTgtgtcacagtaaaaaaaacaaaaaacactgatgcTGAGTATTCCTGCATccaacagacacatgcacacgctGCACAGCAAGACACTGATTTGACCCATATGCACATACACAGGTAGCCATAAATAACGTTTTAACTGGGATAagatttgtatttctttcattgCATTTCCATCCGTGGGAAAGTGGTCTTAAATCAATCCTGCTGTAAAGACAAGTGTGTAGGACAGACTGGGGTCCACTAAATGCCGCCACCCACTCCTTTCCTTTCACACAAAGCCTGTGCGTaattccaaaaaaaaagccatccATCTCTTCCCCCAGCAGCTCTGTCCTACACAACACGGTCTGGTCCTCTCACAAACCTGCACGTCTACCAAAACGACAAAAATACGTGTCTTTGTGTAAATGCGTTGACCAAATACAAAGATAAAAGCCAGGTGCAGAAGCTGCTTCGCCCTACTCACCTTTGGCGCATTACCGCctccacaaaaaaaggaaatggttGCATCTTGTGTAGATGGAttcttatttatcttataaaAAGATCCCTCCAGCGACAGCCCGGCCACAACTGCGAGCAGAAACTGGTTCTAATCTGAGTGGCCAGTGTTTCTCGCCGCTTCCTGGCTGCATTTGATCCGGGGGAGAGTTAGAAGCCTTAAATGTGTTGTGAGGGCACCGAGCTGTCAGACCTTTTGGCGAGTAAGATTGATCGCGCACAGGCTTCCAGGACTCTTTGTTTGGTATATAAGCAACAAACTGAGAGAGGCCTACtacttctcttcttcctctcctacTCACCAagtcatatatttaaaaaatgaaaatacaacttgTACTGCTTGACGAAAAACATCCCAAATGTGGCTTTCGCAGATTATTCTGGAAGGGATATGAAACAGAACACTGCAGGTTAGCGCCATTCAATAACAATCCCATTTACATAATAACGCTGCAAATGGATTCATTGCAAATGGTCGATTCTAAACGTGATAGTGTTTGCTTTATTACAATTTCATGTAGAATTGATACAGGAATACAGTAGGAGGTTTTTCTTGGCATTGTAGCCTCTGCCCTCCCAGTAAACCCTGTTCTAGGTTTGTCGTTTTCCACTTATAACATGGACATTAAACCATTCTTAATATCAGgatgatatttaaaataagctCACAATTATTGAAGCTTTTGGTTATCGAAAAATGTCACTATTACCAATCCTAAAATAGAGAAGTCCTGTTTGTTTAGCATAGTGCTCTTTTGTTTTGGGCATGACCTCGTTATAAAATCGACCTTTTGTGTAATAAACGATGTGcttcaatatatatttagagGCCACATAAATAGCCTATAATAAAACGATGATTATGACTGCGCATGCATGGACTACATGCGTGtgggtccttttttttttttatttttttttttattttttttacaagtttctGGACCTGAGCTGTAAATGTTAAACAGCTGTTATGGGATGAAATGGTCTGAACGTGTCATATCCGTCAGTATTAACTTAATGGATGGGCTTTTTATTGCTACACATGTCGATGAGTACACTGCATAATTCATTATTATGCATCTTTGAAGAATCACATCTAGTCTGGAGTCCACACTCGCTGAACTGACTGATTATTGGGGGTTGTTTCCATCGAGTTCAGTATCAAAGTCAGTTTTGggcttatgtttttttttttttcacctctgaAGCCTGACTCTTCCTATATGAATAGCCACTGgcgtgaaatgtgtgtgtgtctgtgagcgtctgtgtgtgtgtgtgtgtgtgtgtgtgtgtgtgtgtgtgtgtgtgtgtgtgtgtgtgtgtgtgtgtgtgtgtgtgtgtgtgtggtgggggcgTTCTCGACTGACATCCTCAAACAATACGAGAAAGAGGAGTGCACGAATCCGCGCACCCTGTGCTGGTCTCCTTCCCTGTAATAGTGAGCGTCAGCCattcttaaaacacacattttgtagCTTAGTGGACTGGActgaaggaagagaggaggataaACTGAGCGGACacagatgtaaataaataacagtcgTCCCCCAGCTGACCGAGGCGTTCTTCACCAGAGTTTTTGGATCAATCAGGCAGACAGTGGCTCCTTTTCATTAAACCCCAAATTGTCATTGGGCAGAGGTAATCATGTGACAGGCAATTCGGTCCAATTTCAACCTTGTCTCCATGAATTCAATAGTTTAATAGTAGCTCGGTCCCCACACGGCCGTAATCAGTGATATAGAATAAAAACCCCACcaggatattttttaatgactttttctttctcgTCCTCACTGAGCCgcaacatttataaaaacacgCGTGCAAACTTCCCCCGGCTCTCAGGGAGCGGAGATGAATTACGAATTCGAGCGAGAGAGCGGTTTTATCAATAGTCAGCCGTCGCTCGCTGAGTGCCTGACATCTTTCCCCCCTGTCGCTGATTCATTTCAAAGTTCATCAATCAAGAGCTCGACGCTTTCACGCCCGACACTGATTCCTCCTCCCTTTGAGCAGACCATTCCTAGCTTGAATCCGGGCAGCCATCCTCGGCACGGCCGGCCCAGACACAGCCCCGACGGATGCAGCCCTCTGCCCACTGCCTCCTTACCCCCGGAGTACCCCTGGATGCGGGAGAAGAAAGCCTCCAAGAGGAACCACCTGCCGACCTCCACCGCCACCACTATATCCAATGGACCCGAGTGCTTTTCTCCAAAAGGtgggtgattaaaaaaaataaaaaaataaaaaatactgcaaaaagTGTTTACTATCTGTTGCTAAATGTGAGCTCAGTAGCAGGCCTgtcctttaaagaaaaactaataggctacatttttttttttttattattgtgatagatttgtgtttattgctttGCTGTGATTGTGAAAGaagcaagaaaaaataaacagtttggaTAAAGTTTGGTGAGATGATTTATTCCCCCTAGCCGTAGCAGAGTTCTGAAGTGTGACAGTAATGAAGAGTGATGGAGTGCCGATGCCGAGGAGGGCAGCTGGAGCATTCATTAGTATCCCACACCAGCATGGACCTCACTGCTTCTACTGCACCGTGTTTGCTCCACGCTCATACTACACcttattgtgtgtgtaaaacaatCTGAAGAGTATCTCCTCGCTGTAATGATTTTTGGATAAATGGAGTACAAGCCAGAAGCTTGGGTCAGTAGCTCCAGCGGCCATTTTGCTGCAGCTTGTTGTGAGCCATGCCTGGTGGTTTTGTGATAGCCATGATGTTAGATGTTCTGTTCTTATTTCCCAGGCTCGCCTGAGGTTGTGGAGAGtgctgggggaggaggaggctccCGTCGGCTGAGGACAGCTTACACcaacacacagctgctggagctggagaaggagttcCACTTCAACAAGTATCTGTGccggccgaggaggtggagataGCGGCCTTGCTGGACCTGACCGAGAGGCAGGTAAAGGTGTGGTTCCAAAACCGACGCATGAAGCACAAGCGGCAGACCCAGAGCAAAGAGAACCACAACGGGGATGGGAAAGGGCCGGGAGCCGAGGACGGCATCCACAGCGACGAGGACGACGAGGGGCCCCTGTACGAGAGGAGCGGGGCCCTGCTGGAGAGAGATACCTGCTCCTTTCAGAACAACTCAACACAGCAGCTCCACAATGGAGAGGCCATGGGCTTTGCTGCTGCGCCGATGAACAGCAATGacaaaaatctgaaacattTCCCCAACCCGTCACCCACTGTTCCGGGCTGCATGTCAACAATGGGCCCGGGCTCGGCATCTGGCCCGGACAATAGCGACAGTCCCCCGGCCCTGGATGTTTCTATACACGACTTTCAACCTTTCTCCTCGGATTCCTGCCTGCAGCTCTCCGATGCAGCCTCGCCGAGTCTATCGGAGTCTCTGGACAGTCCCGGGGACATTTCTGCGGAGAGCTTCTACTTTTTCTCGGAGTCCTTAACTACAATCGACCTGCAGCATCTGAACTATTAACTGAAATCAATCACAAaagctttctttttgttttttccccccctcggGACAATAAATATCAGGTTGCGATGGTTTGAACTCTGCTGTTATTTGTATATTCGGCACATTTATTCTATTGATATTTGACTTGACGATTAATACAAGGTAAGGATGAAATGAAATCACTGAAATAGCTCTACTCAAACGTGGCTTGTAATTTACATAACAAATTGATCTCTTGGAATGGAAATTatgaatgtttgtgaataattacaaaatattagGCCTATGGAACCtggtaattttatttttgtatagcTTCCAATGTCTTGGATATTTTTGTTAGAATACAATTAACTTGCTAAAATCCtgtttttctggtgttttgagTCGTTTCTTATTCTATTTACAGACTGAATATTTTAGCTTAAACTATTTATGGAGaaattatgcaaaataaaagaagtagggcatgaaaagagagagacgttATGCAAATTCAACAACAGGTTggtaatgaataaaaatagGCTGCATAGCTCGCGTTGAGTTGTGAAAGcacacacattatttaaatatactcTAAATGTAGAATTTAATTTCAACg is a genomic window containing:
- the LOC129097287 gene encoding LOW QUALITY PROTEIN: homeobox protein Hox-A2a-like (The sequence of the model RefSeq protein was modified relative to this genomic sequence to represent the inferred CDS: inserted 1 base in 1 codon); its protein translation is MNYEFERESGFINSQPSLAECLTSFPPVADSFQSSSIKSSTLSRPTLIPPPFEQTIPSLNPGSHPRHGRPRHSPDGCSPLPTASLPPEYPWMREKKASKRNHLPTSTATTISNGPECFSPKGSPEVVESAGGGGGSRRLRTAYTNTQLLELEKEFHFNKYLCRPRRXEIAALLDLTERQVKVWFQNRRMKHKRQTQSKENHNGDGKGPGAEDGIHSDEDDEGPLYERSGALLERDTCSFQNNSTQQLHNGEAMGFAAAPMNSNDKNLKHFPNPSPTVPGCMSTMGPGSASGPDNSDSPPALDVSIHDFQPFSSDSCLQLSDAASPSLSESLDSPGDISAESFYFFSESLTTIDLQHLNY
- the hoxa3a gene encoding homeobox protein Hox-A3a yields the protein MQKATYYDSSAIYSGYPYQSANGFSYDANQVQYPRASHVESEYHRPACSLQSPDGSVALQKPGEMAESCDRTTAIQAAQSKVHPESNQPQVPVSGPPPPSQSPGAISQNTSNGSNQPSAKNGSPTSTTRKHIFPWMKESRQNTKQKPTSSSSSVESCPGDKSPPGSAASKRARTAYTSAQLVELEKEFHFNRYLCRPRRVEMANLLNLTERQIKIWFQNRRMKYKKDQKGVGMMPSPGGQSPRSPVGPVSGGGGGYLNSMHSLVNSVPYESQSPTSYNKPHQNAYAMATSYPPPLNSSLNNCPPSQKRYPGTDSATPEYDVHPLQGNGNYGTHMQGSPVYVGGGYIDSMPNSGTSVFGLTHLQHPPSSNMDYNGAITMGNSQHHGVCDPTPTYTDLTSHYSQGRIQEAPKLTHL